From Microlunatus capsulatus, a single genomic window includes:
- the tsaD gene encoding tRNA (adenosine(37)-N6)-threonylcarbamoyltransferase complex transferase subunit TsaD, translated as MTGPLILGLESSCDETGVGIVRGHELLANEVASSVEEHVRFGGVVPEVASRAHLEAMVPTLERACAAADVDLSELDGIAVTAGPGLMGALVVGLASAKALALALDKPLYGVNHLAGHVAVDLLDHGPLPQPCIALLVSGGHTSLLRVEDMARSITELGSTIDDAAGEAYDKVARVLGLPYPGGPVIDRAATGDPRAITFPRGLTAGKDQERHRFNFSFSGVKTAVARWVETRQRDGEDVPLADVAASFQEAVCDVLSAKAVDACLATDTPALLIGGGVAANRRLRALLEDRTAAHGIELRTPRPALCTDNGAMIAVLGSAVVSAGGRPSSLDIGADSSLPVETILL; from the coding sequence GTGACCGGTCCGCTGATCCTGGGCCTGGAGTCCTCCTGCGACGAGACCGGCGTCGGCATCGTCCGCGGGCACGAGCTGCTGGCCAACGAGGTCGCCTCCAGCGTGGAGGAGCACGTCCGTTTCGGCGGCGTCGTCCCCGAGGTGGCCAGCCGCGCGCACCTGGAGGCGATGGTGCCGACGCTGGAGCGGGCCTGCGCCGCCGCCGACGTCGACCTGTCCGAGCTGGACGGCATCGCCGTCACCGCCGGTCCCGGGCTGATGGGTGCCCTCGTCGTGGGTCTGGCCAGCGCGAAGGCGCTGGCCCTGGCCCTGGACAAGCCGCTCTACGGCGTCAACCACCTCGCGGGCCACGTGGCCGTCGACCTGCTGGATCACGGCCCGCTGCCGCAGCCGTGCATCGCGCTGCTGGTCTCCGGCGGGCACACCTCGCTGCTGCGGGTGGAGGACATGGCCCGCTCGATCACCGAGCTCGGCTCCACCATCGACGACGCGGCGGGGGAGGCCTACGACAAGGTCGCCCGCGTCCTCGGCCTGCCCTACCCCGGCGGACCGGTCATCGACCGCGCGGCCACCGGCGACCCGCGGGCCATCACCTTCCCGCGCGGGCTGACCGCCGGCAAGGACCAGGAGCGGCACCGCTTCAACTTCTCCTTCTCGGGGGTGAAGACCGCGGTGGCGCGCTGGGTCGAGACCCGGCAGCGCGACGGCGAGGACGTGCCGCTGGCCGACGTCGCGGCGAGCTTCCAGGAAGCGGTCTGCGACGTGCTGAGCGCCAAGGCCGTCGACGCGTGCCTGGCCACCGACACCCCGGCGCTGCTCATCGGCGGTGGGGTGGCGGCCAACCGCCGGCTGCGCGCCCTGCTGGAGGATCGGACGGCGGCGCACGGCATCGAGCTGCGCACCCCGCGGCCGGCCCTGTGCACCGACAACGGCGCCATGATCGCGGTGCTGGGCTCCGCGGTGGTCAGCGCCGGCGGCCGGCCGTCGTCCCTGGACATCGGCGCCGACTCCTCGCTGCCGGTCGAGACCATCCTGCTGTAG
- a CDS encoding GNAT family N-acetyltransferase produces the protein MSVRTGTVSITPARRDDLPAVLALERAGFPEAEQWSERSWAGELLGEGRTVLLARAEQVLGVVAFRTTGEHADLHRLVVAPGQRRAGLGTALVTAGLEAVRHLGARAVLLEVDYDNEAAIGLYQRLGFEQLTARRDYYGPGQDALILKLYDLEDWPRRHAAQRREEEAERAQDAARPRPVDPPRPVDQTRPADQAETEEHP, from the coding sequence GTGAGCGTCCGCACCGGCACGGTGAGCATCACCCCCGCCCGGCGCGACGACCTGCCGGCGGTGCTGGCGCTGGAGCGCGCCGGCTTCCCCGAGGCCGAGCAGTGGAGCGAGCGCAGCTGGGCCGGCGAGCTGCTGGGCGAGGGCCGCACCGTGCTGCTCGCCCGCGCCGAGCAGGTGCTGGGCGTCGTCGCCTTCCGCACCACCGGCGAGCACGCCGACCTGCACCGCCTCGTCGTCGCCCCGGGCCAGCGGCGGGCCGGGCTGGGCACCGCCCTGGTCACCGCGGGTCTGGAGGCCGTCCGGCACCTCGGCGCCCGCGCGGTGCTGCTGGAGGTCGACTACGACAACGAGGCCGCGATCGGGCTGTACCAGCGCCTCGGCTTCGAGCAGCTGACCGCCCGCCGCGACTACTACGGCCCCGGCCAGGACGCGCTGATCCTCAAGCTCTACGACCTCGAGGACTGGCCGCGGCGCCACGCCGCCCAACGCCGTGAGGAGGAGGCCGAGCGCGCGCAGGACGCCGCCCGGCCCCGACCCGTCGACCCGCCCCGACCCGTCGACCAGACCCGACCCGCCGACCAGGCCGAGACCGAGGAGCACCCGTGA
- a CDS encoding class I SAM-dependent methyltransferase: protein MSAPALPFGLTPEALADAAAEPDPDGLAAATRLRAAHGPEVAAAALHQASLRRRARTKFGERATTLFYTRDGLEQATRPAVAAHHAARLVAAGATRVVDLGCGIGTDALAFADAGLEVVAVERDPGTAAVAAANLGERGRVLCADAEEVAAELLTPGTAAFCDPARRTGSGRLWRAADFSPSWDLVTALLAGDRVAGVKLGPALPHTLVPPGAEAEWVTHDGGTVEVGLWAGPGARAGVDVATLLAGSSEEVARLEVPRPAPGRPAEPLPVGPVGRYLYEPDGAVIRARGVAPLGRRLGAHLLDAEIAYLTGDDLTPTPFATAFEVLEVLGAGEKALRRWVREHAVGTLEIKKRGVDVDPAVLRRRLAPRGPGAATLVLSRTPDGAVALVVRRLRTA, encoded by the coding sequence GTGAGCGCACCCGCCCTGCCCTTCGGGCTGACCCCCGAGGCGCTCGCGGACGCCGCGGCCGAGCCGGACCCCGACGGGCTGGCCGCCGCCACCCGGCTGCGGGCCGCGCACGGTCCCGAGGTCGCCGCGGCCGCCCTGCACCAGGCGTCGCTGCGCCGCCGGGCCCGGACGAAGTTCGGCGAGCGGGCCACCACGCTCTTCTACACCCGCGACGGGCTGGAGCAGGCGACCCGGCCGGCCGTCGCCGCCCACCACGCCGCGCGGCTGGTGGCCGCCGGCGCCACCCGGGTGGTGGACCTCGGCTGCGGCATCGGCACCGACGCGCTGGCCTTCGCCGACGCCGGCCTGGAGGTGGTGGCCGTCGAGCGCGACCCGGGCACGGCGGCGGTGGCCGCGGCCAACCTGGGGGAGCGGGGCCGGGTGCTCTGCGCCGACGCGGAGGAGGTCGCCGCCGAGCTGCTCACCCCGGGCACCGCCGCCTTCTGCGACCCGGCCCGCCGCACCGGCAGCGGCCGGCTCTGGCGGGCCGCCGACTTCAGCCCGTCCTGGGACCTCGTCACGGCACTGCTGGCCGGGGACCGGGTGGCCGGGGTCAAGCTCGGACCCGCCCTGCCGCACACCCTGGTGCCCCCCGGCGCCGAGGCCGAGTGGGTGACCCACGACGGCGGCACCGTCGAGGTCGGTCTGTGGGCCGGCCCCGGGGCCCGGGCGGGCGTCGACGTCGCCACCCTGCTGGCCGGGTCGTCGGAGGAGGTGGCCCGGCTGGAGGTGCCGCGGCCCGCGCCCGGCCGGCCCGCGGAGCCGCTGCCGGTGGGACCGGTCGGCCGCTACCTCTACGAGCCCGACGGCGCGGTCATCCGGGCCCGCGGCGTCGCCCCGCTGGGCCGCCGGCTGGGGGCCCACCTGCTGGACGCGGAGATCGCCTACCTCACCGGCGACGACCTCACCCCGACGCCGTTCGCCACGGCCTTCGAGGTGCTCGAGGTGCTGGGCGCGGGGGAGAAGGCGCTGCGCCGGTGGGTGCGCGAGCACGCGGTGGGCACGCTGGAGATCAAGAAGCGCGGGGTCGACGTCGACCCGGCCGTGCTCCGCCGGCGGCTCGCCCCCCGGGGCCCGGGCGCGGCCACCCTGGTCCTGTCGCGCACCCCCGACGGCGCCGTCGCCCTGGTCGTCCGTCGCCTGAGGACCGCCTGA
- the tsaB gene encoding tRNA (adenosine(37)-N6)-threonylcarbamoyltransferase complex dimerization subunit type 1 TsaB translates to MAEPLVLALDTSTTVAVGLARGGEVLGTAGVADRRAHVEQLTPLVQRCLADAGLRPADVDQLVVGLGPGPFTGLRVGIVTAQVLASALRRPWRGVCSLDVLARQHVLEHRDADDVGRAFVVATDARRREVYWARYDADGTRVEGPRVSAPGEVPRLPVVGPAADLYPDLLDGVLGPRTLDAGVLAAHGPDLPDAGREPLYLRRPDAAEPTRRKSVLLPRGPR, encoded by the coding sequence GTGGCTGAGCCGCTGGTGCTGGCGCTCGACACCTCCACCACCGTCGCCGTCGGCCTCGCCCGGGGCGGGGAGGTGCTGGGCACGGCCGGCGTGGCCGACCGGCGCGCCCACGTCGAGCAGCTCACCCCGCTGGTCCAGCGCTGCCTGGCCGACGCCGGGCTGCGGCCGGCCGACGTCGACCAGCTCGTCGTCGGGCTGGGCCCGGGACCGTTCACCGGGCTGCGCGTGGGCATCGTCACCGCGCAGGTGCTGGCCAGCGCGCTCCGCCGGCCCTGGCGGGGCGTCTGCAGCCTCGACGTGCTGGCCCGCCAGCACGTCCTCGAGCACCGCGACGCCGACGACGTCGGCCGGGCCTTCGTCGTCGCCACCGATGCGCGCCGGCGCGAGGTCTACTGGGCCCGCTACGACGCCGACGGCACCCGCGTCGAAGGGCCCCGGGTCAGCGCGCCCGGCGAGGTGCCCCGGCTGCCGGTCGTCGGTCCGGCCGCCGACCTCTACCCCGACCTCCTCGACGGCGTCCTCGGCCCCCGGACCCTCGACGCCGGCGTGCTGGCCGCGCACGGCCCCGACCTCCCCGACGCCGGCCGCGAGCCCCTCTACCTGCGCCGCCCGGACGCGGCCGAGCCCACCCGGCGCAAGTCGGTCCTGCTGCCGCGGGGGCCGCGGTGA